The Mycoplasmopsis mustelae genome has a window encoding:
- a CDS encoding PTS ascorbate transporter subunit IIC: MAFLFWMLNFLKAFVGTPALLVGIFTMIGALVQRKKASQVVISTFKVIVGFIILGGGAGVLVGSLNQFQPVFQSVYSLNGIIPNNDAFAGALATALPSIATLGSIIMIVAMLLNLTLALTSRFKYVYLSGHVLYYSSLMLAAIMYVIGFDFANKPGDFVLALFTSSALLAIYMVISPHTQQRYMRLIIGSDEIALGHTGGFGYALSGLIGEGINKLKKGKVLSTEQIKFPQSLFFFRNTLVSISITVFVFYLAAFLPGGILYEIGKITKDNSPAAYAVLSKGNWVITMFVQAFTFTAGVEIILAGVRLFVGELVPMYKGFSDKLIKNSKAAVDCPVVFPYAPNAVIIGFISSFFSGIIGMFITIGLGKASLIPAVVLPGLVPHFFLGATSGVFGNVKGGIWGAIIGPFIGGLIITFIPVFFVLGNWAPTNSNALGALIEKTNDLNTSVTSLNWGDTDYLIGYIPGLLGLIPKAGKYVAFGVIIAGYLALVTDGLIKQFVFDKRKKDKLQNA; the protein is encoded by the coding sequence ATGGCTTTTCTATTTTGAATGCTTAACTTTTTAAAAGCATTTGTTGGAACTCCGGCTTTATTGGTTGGTATTTTTACTATGATTGGTGCTTTAGTACAACGCAAAAAAGCATCTCAAGTAGTAATTAGTACTTTTAAAGTAATTGTCGGATTTATAATTTTAGGTGGCGGAGCAGGAGTTTTAGTTGGTTCGTTAAATCAATTTCAACCCGTGTTTCAATCCGTATATTCGTTAAATGGAATTATTCCAAATAACGATGCATTTGCAGGAGCGTTAGCTACTGCACTACCGTCCATAGCAACTTTAGGATCAATTATTATGATTGTTGCTATGTTATTAAATCTTACATTAGCGCTAACATCTCGCTTTAAATACGTATATTTATCAGGACATGTATTATATTATTCATCATTGATGCTAGCCGCAATTATGTATGTCATTGGATTTGATTTTGCTAACAAACCAGGTGATTTTGTATTAGCATTATTCACTTCCTCTGCTCTTTTGGCAATTTATATGGTAATCTCACCACACACACAGCAAAGATATATGCGCTTAATTATCGGCAGCGATGAAATTGCTTTAGGTCATACTGGCGGATTTGGTTATGCGCTTTCTGGTTTAATTGGTGAAGGAATTAACAAACTTAAGAAAGGCAAGGTTTTATCCACCGAACAAATCAAGTTTCCACAATCGCTCTTCTTTTTTAGAAACACCTTAGTTTCTATATCAATTACGGTATTTGTGTTTTATTTAGCAGCATTTCTACCGGGTGGAATTTTATATGAAATCGGTAAGATAACAAAAGACAACTCGCCCGCTGCATATGCTGTATTATCCAAAGGAAATTGAGTAATTACGATGTTCGTGCAAGCGTTTACATTTACTGCTGGAGTGGAAATTATTTTGGCTGGAGTAAGATTATTTGTCGGTGAATTAGTTCCAATGTATAAAGGATTTAGTGATAAATTAATTAAAAATTCTAAAGCAGCAGTGGATTGTCCGGTAGTATTTCCATATGCTCCAAATGCTGTAATAATTGGTTTTATTTCTTCCTTTTTTTCCGGTATAATAGGTATGTTCATCACAATTGGACTTGGTAAAGCGTCATTAATCCCTGCGGTTGTACTACCTGGCTTAGTTCCACACTTCTTCTTAGGTGCAACATCTGGAGTCTTTGGAAATGTTAAAGGTGGAATTTGAGGTGCAATTATTGGACCATTTATCGGTGGTTTAATTATTACCTTTATTCCGGTGTTCTTTGTACTTGGTAATTGAGCACCAACTAACTCCAATGCATTAGGTGCTTTAATTGAAAAAACCAATGATTTAAATACTTCAGTTACTTCACTGAACTGAGGAGACACCGATTATCTCATTGGGTACATTCCAGGATTACTTGGATTAATACCAAAAGCAGGTAAATATGTTGCCTTTGGTGTAATTATTGCTGGTTATCTCGCTTTAGTCACAGATGGACTGATCAAACAATTTGTTTTTGACAAAAGAAAGAAGGATAAACTCCAAAATGCATAA
- a CDS encoding PTS sugar transporter subunit IIA, giving the protein MKLFDPKMIIYLSKEINWKQAIHLGVKMLVDNQKASFQLENEILKSTEKFGAYYVLEKGIALLHAPAGSYCYKPATSTLILDKEIIFNNQADKVAKIIITLSAPDNDSHFDLIAEFAKYFGDTNFKEKVLSISSLQEFLDLIKQWSNNEI; this is encoded by the coding sequence ATGAAATTATTTGATCCAAAAATGATTATATATCTAAGCAAAGAAATCAATTGAAAACAAGCAATTCATTTAGGTGTAAAAATGCTAGTAGATAATCAAAAAGCGTCTTTTCAATTAGAAAACGAAATTTTAAAATCTACTGAAAAATTTGGTGCTTATTATGTTTTAGAAAAAGGAATTGCACTTTTACATGCTCCGGCAGGATCATATTGTTATAAGCCTGCTACTTCTACCTTAATTTTAGACAAAGAAATTATTTTTAACAATCAAGCAGATAAAGTTGCAAAAATTATCATTACTTTATCTGCACCGGATAATGATTCGCATTTTGATTTAATCGCTGAATTTGCTAAATATTTTGGAGATACTAATTTTAAAGAAAAAGTATTATCTATTTCTTCATTACAAGAATTTTTAGATTTAATTAAACAATGGAGTAATAATGAAATTTAA
- a CDS encoding beta/alpha barrel domain-containing protein: protein MKYSQSFCAINTFNSIDILDKLIKNGTKHIHIDFMDGYFVDNFGATYQQVEFLIKRYPNVHFDAHLMLEKPLNFINKLVNLGFHTIFLPSESVNIKIFKQLLNDYPTTTFGIMIEAKDHPKDFVEIINLSTKILVMTINIIGGTGQELNLTLLNKVKEIKEIKHNIIVFSDGGLRKHNAKDFYINKVDIAVGGSIIFSFEKIKEFSTWWKENF, encoded by the coding sequence ATGAAATATTCACAATCTTTTTGCGCTATTAACACCTTTAATTCAATTGATATTTTAGATAAATTAATTAAAAATGGCACCAAACATATTCATATAGACTTTATGGATGGCTATTTTGTTGATAATTTTGGTGCAACTTATCAACAAGTAGAATTTTTAATCAAAAGATATCCAAATGTTCATTTTGATGCACATTTAATGCTTGAAAAGCCATTAAATTTTATTAATAAATTAGTAAATTTAGGTTTTCATACAATATTTTTACCGTCCGAAAGTGTTAATATTAAAATATTTAAACAACTCTTAAATGATTATCCAACAACAACTTTTGGAATTATGATCGAAGCAAAGGATCACCCAAAAGATTTTGTTGAAATTATTAATCTTTCAACAAAAATTCTTGTAATGACAATCAATATTATCGGCGGAACAGGTCAAGAACTTAATTTAACTTTATTAAATAAAGTTAAGGAAATTAAGGAGATTAAACATAATATCATAGTTTTTAGTGATGGTGGTTTAAGAAAACACAATGCAAAGGATTTTTATATAAATAAAGTAGATATTGCTGTTGGTGGTTCCATTATATTTTCTTTTGAAAAAATTAAAGAATTCAGTACTTGATGAAAGGAAAATTTTTAA
- a CDS encoding transketolase-like TK C-terminal-containing protein, which translates to MHKKNFTHKDFIANMRAIAIDGINNAHQGHIGMALGASEIFYTMVGEVLKFSPQHPRWINRDRFVLSAGHGSMGLYSLYHLMGLLTLDDIKQHKLYNSKTPSHPEIEKLEYVDASTGPLGQGLAMAVGMALSNKHLSERFNQKNHKILNHNIFVLCGDGDLQEGVGLEAIAFAGTNKLDSLIIVHDYNNMQIDTSAAEVNNINLEKFFQAAHFKTIILNNNRPESIRRAIEQAKESLRPTYIQVPTTIAYGTKVANTPKGHNGILDPKATVEYKESLGLTHTKPFEYDPDAYEFGAQLIKAKNTLYSKWEKRFAKYKEEFPQLAAELQTIINKEKNFDFKGFKFKKTNTATRDYVDEIMVYLDTHHKNFLGGSADLRAATKVGFNSERNIKYGIREFAMFAINNGINLHSGMPAFGATFLVFADYGKAALRLGSIMELPNIAVFSHDSYQVGGDGPTHQPVEQVGTLRSIPNYLVFRPADENEMLNSFKYALALKSTPSAIITTRQPIKSFNLQKDEFKAAYFIHSCQKAQLNLLASGSEVELIYNVSQKLMEQGIHANVISVPSLQLLLNNEDLIKELGLNKLPNFAAEATNDPLWFKLAQFNKFDAHLAKEFGHSAPGDFVYELNGFTVENVLAKVKSFLLKSK; encoded by the coding sequence ATGCATAAAAAAAACTTTACTCATAAAGATTTTATCGCTAATATGCGCGCAATCGCTATCGATGGAATTAACAACGCCCACCAAGGCCACATCGGAATGGCATTGGGTGCTTCTGAAATTTTCTATACAATGGTAGGTGAAGTTTTAAAATTTTCACCTCAACATCCAAGGTGAATTAATCGTGATCGCTTTGTTTTATCGGCTGGACACGGTTCAATGGGACTTTATTCGCTTTATCATTTAATGGGACTTTTAACTTTAGATGATATTAAACAACACAAATTATATAATTCTAAAACACCATCACATCCTGAAATTGAAAAGCTAGAATACGTGGATGCTTCAACCGGACCACTAGGTCAAGGGTTAGCAATGGCAGTTGGAATGGCTCTAAGCAACAAACATTTAAGTGAGCGTTTTAATCAAAAAAATCATAAAATTTTAAATCACAATATTTTTGTACTTTGTGGCGACGGGGACTTGCAAGAAGGTGTTGGTTTAGAAGCAATTGCCTTTGCCGGAACCAATAAATTAGACTCTTTAATCATTGTGCATGATTATAACAATATGCAAATTGATACTTCGGCAGCTGAAGTTAATAATATTAACCTTGAGAAATTTTTCCAAGCAGCACACTTTAAAACAATTATTTTAAATAATAATCGCCCTGAAAGTATTCGGCGTGCAATTGAACAAGCAAAAGAAAGTTTACGCCCTACTTACATTCAGGTTCCTACTACTATCGCTTATGGAACTAAAGTTGCCAACACTCCAAAAGGACACAATGGAATTTTAGACCCTAAAGCAACAGTAGAATATAAAGAAAGTTTAGGACTAACACATACTAAACCTTTTGAATATGATCCTGATGCTTATGAATTTGGTGCACAATTAATAAAAGCCAAAAATACTTTATATAGCAAATGAGAAAAAAGATTCGCAAAATATAAAGAAGAATTTCCACAATTAGCAGCCGAATTGCAAACTATCATTAATAAAGAAAAAAACTTTGATTTTAAAGGATTTAAATTCAAAAAAACTAATACTGCTACCAGAGATTATGTTGATGAAATTATGGTGTATTTAGATACACACCATAAAAACTTTTTAGGTGGTTCGGCGGATTTAAGAGCTGCTACAAAAGTTGGATTTAACTCAGAGCGCAATATTAAATACGGAATTAGAGAATTTGCGATGTTTGCAATCAATAATGGAATTAACCTACACTCAGGAATGCCTGCTTTTGGTGCAACTTTCTTAGTTTTTGCCGACTATGGTAAAGCTGCTTTAAGATTAGGTTCAATTATGGAATTGCCTAATATTGCTGTATTTAGTCATGATTCATACCAGGTAGGTGGTGATGGTCCAACACACCAACCGGTAGAACAAGTCGGTACTTTACGTAGTATTCCAAACTATTTAGTTTTCAGACCAGCTGATGAAAACGAGATGTTAAACTCATTTAAATATGCATTAGCATTAAAATCAACACCATCAGCAATTATTACCACTAGACAACCAATTAAATCATTCAACTTGCAAAAAGATGAGTTTAAAGCTGCATATTTTATTCACAGTTGTCAAAAAGCACAACTTAACTTGTTAGCTAGTGGTTCAGAAGTAGAATTAATTTATAATGTAAGTCAAAAACTAATGGAACAAGGAATTCATGCTAATGTTATTTCTGTTCCATCATTGCAACTATTACTTAACAATGAAGATTTAATTAAAGAATTAGGTTTGAATAAGTTACCTAACTTTGCAGCGGAAGCAACAAATGATCCTTTATGATTTAAATTAGCACAATTTAATAAGTTTGATGCGCATTTAGCTAAGGAGTTTGGACACTCTGCTCCGGGGGACTTTGTTTATGAATTAAATGGTTTCACCGTTGAAAACGTCTTAGCAAAAGTAAAAAGTTTTTTACTAAAATCTAAATAA
- a CDS encoding PTS sugar transporter subunit IIB: MKFKCVCGSGLGSSLLLEMNVKSVLDSLAIDYESVEHTNISSFDKNDADYVIVGADVAPVLDFPQDKMVVLTNILSKDELTEKLKQLLKLN; the protein is encoded by the coding sequence ATGAAATTTAAATGTGTATGTGGTTCTGGTTTAGGTTCCTCACTTCTATTAGAAATGAACGTCAAATCAGTACTAGACTCATTAGCTATAGACTACGAATCAGTAGAACATACTAATATCTCATCATTCGATAAAAATGACGCAGATTATGTAATTGTCGGTGCAGATGTTGCGCCGGTTTTAGATTTTCCACAAGATAAAATGGTAGTTTTAACTAACATTTTATCTAAAGATGAATTAACAGAGAAACTCAAACAACTTTTAAAATTAAATTAG
- a CDS encoding HNH endonuclease, with amino-acid sequence MTINWKHPYHSTKWKKLRDQHLNKFPYCIQCFNTLNLHVDHIIEHRNNEAFFLDACNLQTLCARCHGAKSKQFQKLKSCEIKDVRVYLVFNTANGLNLDDVYWLNKQIHQYINQGDSFVFYIANENLNYQRANNLIEFLFRFFIALNFVSFNIVLNIETKFDIVENIKKRMQLT; translated from the coding sequence ATGACTATCAATTGAAAACACCCTTATCATTCCACAAAGTGAAAGAAATTAAGAGATCAGCATTTAAACAAATTCCCCTACTGCATTCAGTGCTTTAATACCTTAAACTTACACGTCGACCATATCATCGAGCATCGTAATAATGAGGCTTTTTTCTTAGACGCTTGCAATCTGCAAACACTTTGTGCGCGTTGTCATGGTGCTAAGTCGAAACAATTTCAAAAGTTAAAATCGTGCGAAATTAAAGATGTGCGAGTGTATTTGGTCTTTAATACTGCGAATGGGTTAAACTTGGATGATGTCTATTGACTAAATAAACAAATTCATCAATATATAAATCAAGGTGACTCTTTTGTGTTTTATATCGCTAATGAAAATCTTAATTATCAAAGAGCAAACAACTTAATCGAGTTTTTATTCCGTTTTTTTATCGCTTTAAACTTTGTGTCTTTTAATATCGTTTTAAATATTGAGACAAAATTTGATATCGTTGAAAATATTAAGAAACGAATGCAATTAACGTAA